A section of the Triticum dicoccoides isolate Atlit2015 ecotype Zavitan chromosome 7A, WEW_v2.0, whole genome shotgun sequence genome encodes:
- the LOC119327998 gene encoding egg cell-secreted protein 1.1-like, which yields MASSGSLLPSLLALLLLQVAATASAATTTNFVRAADLAERLEGAVTRQCWEALLDIRSCTGEIILFFLNGEAYLGPGCCRAIRVIEQRCWAADLMLSVIGFTPEEGDMLKGYCDAGDDDNGPHHSAGGSSPAPPPHRALGADGVASGGTVAAAAGRKGLGSPLG from the coding sequence atggcctcgtcaggctctcTCCTTCCCTCCCTGCTGGCGTTGCTCCTGCTCCAGGTCGCCGCCACTGCGTCGGCGGCGACTACGACGAATTTCGTCCGGGCGGCCGACCTCGCCGAGCGGCTGGAGGGAGCGGTGACGCGGCAGTGCTGGGAGGCGCTGCTGGACATCAGGTCGTGCACGGGGGAgatcatcctcttcttcctcaaCGGCGAGGCGTACCTGGGGCCCGGCTGCTGCCGCGCCATCCGCGTCATCGAGCAGCGCTGCTGGGCCGCCGACCTCATGCTGTCCGTCATCGGGTTCACCCCGGAGGAGGGGGACATGCTCAAGGGCTACTGCGACGCGGGCGACGACGACAACGGGCCTCACCATAGCGCAGGCGGATCATCTCCGGCCCCGCCGCCTCATCGTGCTCTTGGCGCCGACGGCGTTGCAAGTGGCGGCACCGTGGCCGCCGCGGCGGGAAGGAAAGGGCTCGGTTCGCCGTTAGGCTGA